CTCTTGGCTGCACACAAACCTCCCGCAGTGGGAATCCTCCCCTTTCACACAGGAGGAAATTCTGCCTCAGTGGCACTAGGTGGCCTTCACCCACCAGGACAGCAAGAGCACAACCCCAGTCATTACTTCCCTCACCCCAAGGGGGCCTCAGGGCAGGAGTGtcacctgctgggccaggcctgtgccCAGACCAGCCCATTCTCTCCCATTGCAGTACAGCTGGGGATACTAACGTCGACACCGTTACAGGTCAGAGTCCACCCGGAACCAGGCCCACCGACTCCAGCCCACGCCTCTTGAGTGGTTACAGGAGAAAGGAGGCCAGTGAGGCCGCAGAAGCCAGTTCAGCCGGCCTGTGACGGTTCCAACACGTGCTCGCACCAGCAGAGCGACATGCATGCCCATGGCTTAGCTTTAGCCCCTGCTTCGTTCCCAAGGCGCGCGTTCCCAGGCACCCTCAAGCCCCTCGGGGTTGGCAGCGTGGACCCTGGTCCAGGTCATCAGCCCTTCTCGCCCTCATTCTCCCACGCTAATCTCGGACCTTTCTCCTCCAAGTAGGCCCGGGGGGTCCGCTTGGCCTTTCCTTCCAGCCCCACACCTCTCCCAGGACCGAGAGCTCGGCGCGTCCCCGCGGTGGCCCCAACTGTGGTGTTGAGGAAGTCGCTTGGGAGGAagcggccagggctggctcaggtcgTTCCTCCCGgccgtgtgtgtgcgcgcgcgcctcACCGAGGGGTCTCCCGTCCACGCACGCCGGCCGCGCTCCGTGACCGTCACGGGGGAAGGAAAGCCGAGGGTGTCACTTCGGGGCTCTTCGCCTGCCGACTCCAGCCGCATCCGCGCGTTCCCGCGGGCTGGCGAGGAAGGTCTCCACCTGCGACCGCCGTCGGACTCCGAGCGCCACCGCACAGGGCTCAGTTGCAGTCCTCTCATCGCCCCGGGGCTGCCTTCGCCGCTGCCGAGATCCTCGAAGAGCCTGGCCCCAGCTTTCCTCCCCGAAGGCCGGCCCCCGCCGTGGTCCCGTCCCGGCCTGCGCCCCCGGCCGCTCGCCGGCTCTTCCCTGCGAATCCCCTGCTTGGCGGGGACCGCGCGCCGCGATCCTCGGGGGGCTGCGTCGGGGTGCGAAGTCAGGGATGGAAACGGCGCCTTCGTGGCCTCCCCTCACGCCCTGGCGGCCTCTCGGCGCGCGGGGCCGAGCCCTGCCGCGGCCCCACCTCTGGCGGTCCCAGCCCCGGAGTAGGCGCGGGGACTGGGCGGGGGCTCCTCCGCAGCGGGGCGGTTTCGCGCGGTGCCCCAGGCTGCGAACCAGAGCGGGCGCGCCGGTCTTGGGCGCacgcgggcggggccgggggccgcaCTGCcgtggggagggaggcggggcgcCCCAGGTCTCTCCGGGAGCCGGGGGCCGGTGCCGCCCCCAGGGCCAGGGGGCTGCGGCGGTGGGGGAGGCGGCTCCTGCCCCACACTCGCCTTAGGCCCGAGTAAGGGGCGCCGCGCTGCCACCGGAGCGTTCAGCAGGGGGCGCTGCTCCGGGcgccgggcgggggtggggtgggcgaggAGGGGGGGCCGCGGCTTGCTGCGCACACTTCCCCCATTATTAAACACTATGTTCAAAAGGCGCCGGGGGACTTCCCGGAGCCACGGAGCCCGCGCCGCCCGCCTGGCCGGCCCACGGAGCCCATGGACCTGAGCGCCGCCGCCGCGCTGTGCCTCTGGCTGCTGAGCGCCTGCCGCCCCCGCGACGGGCTGGAAGCGGCCGCTGTGCTGCGAGCGGCGGGGGCAGGGCCGGTCCGGAAcccggggggcggcggcggcggcggcggcggcggcagcggcgggcgGACCCTCGTCCGGGCTGCGGGCGCCTCGGCCGTCCCGGGCGCTGCGCGCCGCGCCGCGGGCTCCAGCTTCAGGAACGGCTCGGTGGTGCCGCACCACTTCATGATGTCGCTCTACCGGAGCCTGGCCGGGAGGGTTCAGGCCGGGGTGGCCGCCGCCTCCGTCTCGGGCCACAGCCGCGCGGACACCATCACCGGCTTCGCGGACCAGGCTACCCAAGGTACTTAGGTTTGCCCAGCGCCAGCCCATCCCGTCGGGTCCAGGGCTGAGACAAGCCCTGGAGCCGTGCCCCGGCTCCATCCCAATCGGGACCGTGGCGCCGCagctcccagcctcagttgttaGAAAGCACCTTCGCCCAGGCCAGCGCGCGCCAGCAGCGCGGGTCGCGCGCGCATCTCGCAGGGGCCCCGGCCCGAGCGCGTCCCTGTCGGCCCGCGGGTCCCCTTGCTtcctggggggaaaaagctgGAGTTGCCCAGGACCCAGAGCCATCAGAGAAGAAGGAAGGGCAGGAGCAGGAACTTTTGGGGGGGGTCCCGCCGAGGGGGACTGCGCGGGGATGGTGGCGGTGGCGGCTGCTTCCTCTCGGCGGTCCTCGCAGCTCCCCCCGTGGAGCCACACCAACTTGGGGGGAGCCCAGAGACTAAGGGCTTGGAGAGGCTGGTGGCATCTGCAGATATGAGGGGCCTTCCTCAGCAGCCTGAGGCCGTGTGGGGGGCTGGTGTGTGAAGTTGTGGCTCCGGGTGCCTGCTCCTGTGCTGGGCCCCCGGAGAGCCAGCGGTGCAAGACTCTGTGTGGCCAGGAACGCAGGCCTCTCTGCCCCGAGCGCCCCACctcaccctgccctgggccctgagaaGGTAGGACGTGGGTGAGGCCGCATGGTGGTTTTGCTGTGTGTCATCTGGATTTTATTAATTTCCATTGAAGTCATTAAAGCAGACAGATAGGGAAAATTTAACTAATTTTAGGCGGAAATGCAAGCAATTTGGGCCTTAATTCTGTCCAGCCAGAGACCCAGGAAGGCgggagggaaagaaaggcaaAGCCGCCTGGAGAGTAAGCGCCTGGGTCTGAGACCAACCCTGGCCAGGCGGCCACTGAAGGCTGCACACCTGGAGTCCCagctcaggaaagcagcagaggacgtgGCTGGCTCAAATCGCCCACCCTGGCACCACCACACACAGGgtgcctgtgcacacacagcctcctCTTGGGCCCCATGGTTCCCGTGAACCCATCATACATTCTCCCAGGGTCTGACATAGCCCCTGGGCTGGATGCTGGGGTACTCACTGGAAAAGCTTGGCCCTGGAGCACAGGGCCAGGGAAGGCTTCAGCCTCGACCTtctttcccagctcccagctgcaggaGAGGGGGCGTGTGCCCTAGGTCCACCATGCCGCGGTCTCCAAGGGCACCAGGTCCTTCTCTGAGAGCTCTATCAGGCTGGTAAAGCTGGAGAGACCACCTCTCCGTTCTGCCTCTATGGGAGGATATCGTGGCTGCTGGTGGGGCAAGGAGAGGCCCTGGGAGAAAGCGAGGACCGGGAGTGCACGCGGAGCCTCAGCTTGGACAGGGCTGCATGAGGTCCCCAGAGGCCAACACACAGGGCCCAGACCTGGGACCTCAGGCATCAGCGCCTGGCTCCTCTATTGGTCAGCAAATCCCctacggtggtggtggtggtggtggggagtccGCAGTCTCTCTGAGTTTGGGGCAAAACGAAACCATATGACCTCCTTCAAAGGGAGTTCCTTATCTTTTCCTTGGTGGAATTTTAACCTCCCCCCAACTTGAGCccccaaagggggaaaaaaaaaaagcccaagaccTGAAATAAAAACCCAAACCCGAGATAAGTTACAACGGAGGGAAGGCGCCTGGAGGGAGACCTCGCTCGGCCCCCTGCCCCAAACCCTAACGAGAAGATCCCTTGCGGTCCTTGGCCgacccaccccctcctcccgaGGCCACGGGAACAGACGGAGGAGCCGAGCCTGGGGGTCGTAAGCGCGACCAGGGGCGCCCAATGCTGAGGCGGGggagcctggcccctgcctgggcctcagTCCTCCTAGGTCGCCCTGGAGGGACGCGCTCCCTGGTAGACGCCTCGAACGGCCCCGCCGGCAGGGGAGAGCGTGCCTGGTGAGGATGTCAAGGCCGGGTTGGGGGAAGACAGGTAGCATAGGAGCAAAGAGCTTTCGGGCCCCAAGACTCGAGTTTGCGCACAGCCCGGACTGGACGAGCAGCTCTCTTGCAGCGCGTGAGCGCAGCAAGGGGCGCGCGACTTCTGTCCACTTCGCCAGGGAAGGCCAGCCCCTGACTCTGAGGgttggccgccgcggcctgcagcCTTATTCCCACGTGCAGCGTGAGCTTTTGGTCCCGCGGTCCCGCGCTGTGCGGTGTCTGGTTGTCTCGGTGGCGGGACGCTCGGCTCCGTGAGCCAAAGCCCCGGTGCTGAGAGTCGGGGAGAATGCTCGCTGTGCTCTGGGCCAGACTGCGGGGATCCGGCGGGGCTCGGGACGCGGGGGTGGGCACCGGCCCACCGGGCCTTACTCCCGCTCACCGCGCGGCTGGGCCATTTGCGCTTGGAGGCCCCGCCGCGGGGAGTGCGGGCCTCGCTCTCACtgcgctctttctctctttatttctgccGGTCCCCTCCAGACGAGTCGGCGGCCGAGACCGGCCAGAGCTTCCTATTCGACGTGTCCAGTCTTTCCGACGCCGACGAGGTGGTGGGCGCCGAGCTGCGCGTGCTGCGTCGCCAGGCGCCGGAGCCCGACCTTGGCACCGCGACTCGTCCGCCGACACTGCTGCTACTGTCCACGTGCCCGGgcgccgcccgcgccccgcgcctGCTGCACTCGCGGGCCGCCGAGCCCTTGGACGGCGCGCGTTGGGAGGTGTTCGACGTGGCCGACGCCGTGCGGCGCCACCGCCGGGAGTCGCGAGCCACCCGCgcgttctgtctcctgctgcGCGCAGTGGCCGGCCCGGGGCGGAGCCCGTTGGCAGTGCGGCTGCTGGGCTTCGGCTGGCGCGGCGGCGCCGCGGCGGAGGAGCGTGCGTTGCTCGTCGTCTCCTCCCGCACGCAAAGGAAGGAGAGCCTGTTCCGGGAGATCCGCGCCCAGGCCCGCGCGCTCGGGGCCTCTCTGGCCGCGGAGCCGCCGCCAGACCCGGGACCTGGCGGCGCGTCGTCCAGGGTGGCCATCGGCGGTCGCAGGCGGCGGCGGACAGCACTAACCGGGACGCGCGCGGCGCAGGGCAGCGgcgggggcgcgggccggggccACGGGCGCAGGAGCCGGAGCCGTTGTAGTCGGAAACCGCTGCACGTAGACTtcaaggagctgggctgggacgATTGGATCATCGCGCCGCTGGACTACGAGGCGTACCACTGCGAGGGCGTGTGCGACTTCCCGCTGCGCTCGCACCTCGAGCCCACCAACCACGCCATCATTCAGACGCTGCTCAACTCTATGGCGCCGGACGCGGCGCCGGCTTCCTGCTGCGTGCCCGCGCGCCTTAGCCCCATCAGCATCCTCTACATCGACGCCGCCAACAACGTGGTCTACAAGCAGTACGAGGACATGGTGGTGGAGGCGTGCGGCTGCAGGTAGCGTGGGCCAGGCCGGTTGGCCCGCCGTGCGCATGGGACTGTGGCCCAGCGCGCACAGGAGCGCGCGCGTtcgcactcacacccacacacttgCTCACTCGCTCACGCACTTGCCGTGGACAGCGTCCGACAGCCTTGGGAAGAGACGGCCCGCCGCTTCCGAACGGCACGGCAGCGCGTATTTCGCCGACAGATCGCTCCTGCGTTGCGCCCAGTGCCCGCTTTCGGGAGAGGGGGGTGCTGGTGTTGATGTTGCAGCCACAGGCTGCAAAAATCGGGTAGAAACGGGTTGGGACGGTGGAGGCTGCAGGGTGGGTTCCCTGACGGAGTGGGGTGATCGGTTGCGTGTTTGTTTGTGGAGGGGCCCCGCTGCGGGCCGAGTTGCGGGCGTTGCACGCCGGGGTCCCCGGAAGGGCTGTTAGTTCTTTATGGAGGTCTGCCTTGCGGCGGAGCTTTCACTCTGGGGAGGAACCCCTGCACAAGGCATCTCTTTCCTTTGAACTTTGGAAATCCAGTAGGGCGCCCACCTCGGCTTCGAGCGTTTTGGTCTGAAAGGCTGGGTTGCTGAACTTCCCAGAAGTCCGCCAAGGtcagccccggcccccacccgCCTTTTAAAAATCGATTCCGACTGGGAATGATCTGGAGTACAAGGGGGTATTTTTCTTatttgggaggaagagagagatagagagagagagagagaaaatatgaatatgactCTCCCAACGACCTGACTTGGCATTGAGGGTGTGGTGGTCCCAGCCAAGTTGACAAGCTCCCAAGCTGGTCCCAGGGAGGTGGCACAGCGGAGGAAgcgagggcaggggctgggaacggggcgggggcgggcactCCTGATTCTAGAGAACTGCCAGGGTTTCCTAAGAGGCCCCCGGGGCCCTCGTGTCGCGGGGCCGCTCCAGCAGGGGACTGACTGCGCTGGTCTGCCGGTAGGCGCGGCATACATGTGCTTAGCTGTCAGGGCAGCCTTGGCGTTCACATGCGTTCACTGTTGATGCTGTAGTTTCCGCACTGTGATAGTATCGGGAAGTGAAGCTTTTGTCAGACTGGAACTCACAACCCAGACCTGCAGAGCAGGAAGAAGGCTGGGCAGGGCTCTGTGTGGGGCGCAGAGCTGccctgtgtccccccccccccccccccccgcaatgtTCCCAAGCCTGACAGGTGGTGGGATGTTTCTGGCCATGCAGGAGTGAGCAGCCTTCGTTGTTGTGTTTGATTGGTTATGCCTGGGAGTCCTTTGTGGCCCTTTGTGGATGGAAGGGAAAAAACCTGGACTCCACCTGTCCGGGTTTGCGTCTTTGCAACTGGCTGCAGCCCTCCTGGGGACTTCCCTTTAATGCCAGGCTGGGCTTTCTCCCTCAGAGTCGCAGAGAGGCAGGAATTCCACTCACCCCGGGAGCTGAGGTCCAGGACAGCTTACATGCAGTTTAATTCTTAGTGATTACACTTAGAGAGAGACCAGAGACTTAGATACGGCTAATTTATTAACGGCCCAACCTGAGTCCTTTCCATCTGTAGAATTCCCCAAAGGGGAAAAGGGTataaatgtattcttaaaattaaaatctcCCCTTCTTAAAGTGTGAATTTATATGTGAGTGGCTATAAATAACTGGAACATGAAATACGCCTCTAAagggtaaattttaaaaaaagtgaccaCTGTCATACAATTCAGTCTTATTTCAATGAGTGGGCAAAGGGAATTCCCAAATTGGTGGATTTTGCCAAAGAAgtctgcagggtttttttttgtgtgtgtgttttttttttgggggggggtaaaaggtgatttttttaagagtGATTGCTTTAACACTTGTCATaaagaactattttaaaaatggcaCCACATGTTAAATGTTGTGTTAGAACGTTTCAAAAGGAAGTTAATGAAAAACTATAGCTAAACATGACTTTGAAGAAATTCTAGTGTATTTCATGTCGTGGGCCAAAAGCAAACACTTTGATACTTTTTTTAGCAAATAGGAAAAGCGATTTTGAGGGGGAAGAGATGTCATGATTTACCTTGAGCTTTTtatggatagaaaaaaaaaaaacccaacaaagcCACAGCCCTTTTCCCTGGTGCCTTGCAATGGGGTTAGATGGGATAGCTGTGAGTGACGCAGGAAGCAGGCGAGCCTGTGTCTTGAGTGCAGGCTGCACCCCCGGATCGGGTGTTGTCCTTAGACAGTGATGGTTCCTTGGCTGGGGCGTTGTTCACTGAGTGAAAGCACTGTGTGGGATTTCCCGTGGAGctgctgggccaccaggggccagGGCGCCCTGCTCCAGCTCTGCCGGCCCTTACGAGGGGAACGCACAGTTTAGACGACAGCAGGAGGGTGAGGGCGACCCCGTGTGCGCAGACAGGTGTCTTCCACTCAGACGTGGTTAAAGTGGCCCCGCCACGCTTGGTAGCTACGCTGCACGCTCTGTgtgtaccacaggcagaggggtGTCGGGCCAGGGAGACCAGTACAAGCCAGTTGCTCCGGTGCAGGCAGGCATCAAGTGTGGCAAGACCGAGCGGCGTAGCGTAGCCACCCCGCCTGAGGTCACCGAAGCATCCCTGCTGAAGTGCACACAATTTTCCATCTTGTGAGGGGAATTGTGCACTACTAGCTGAGGTCAATCTGAACCACTGTTTCCTGTGAGTGAGTGGGGTTGGCATCCCTACTCAGGGAGCTTGGGGAAGCCAGCTGGGGCCCAagggggctgctgctgggtcTGCCAGACACAAAGACAGCCTGGACACCACTGCCAGAAGCCAGAACCCTGGTGTTGAGGGGATCCCTGCACGGCAGGTGAGCATTCCCACGGCTCCCAAGGACTTCCTGGTTGAATTTTGGCTTCCTGTGCAGCTGGGCTGGGTCTTTCAGAGAGGGAGACTTTGTTGCCACTTGCTATATGCTTGCTCCCCTTCTCCAGCCCTCTTGGCATCTTATTGCTAAAGTGCCCTGGGCACCAGGAGGTGTGGATGGCGTGTGGGTGCAGTGGAAGCCGGGTGCAGTAATGAAGGCGGGTGTAGTAACGTCTCCCTGACTGCTGGGTTCCTGGTGTCGCAGGAGCAGAAGCCTGGCCTCGAGCAGTGATGAGAGGGGATAACCCTGTGGATGGAAGGAGTGTCGTTCAGATCCTACAAGGCCTTCATGCTGGCAGGAATCTCACTCCGACTCCCAGCAGAAAATGGCTCGGGACTGCACACTGATTGTCTTCCCAAAGCAGGAAGAAAAATTGAACCGTTTCCAAGAGCAGGCTGTGCACAGAAAAAGCCCAGCTCTCCCTGGCTTGAATCTGGTCTGCAGAAAAGCCaggggaaagaggagaaaggGCTGCAGCTGCGTCAGGCCCGCCGTAAGCCCTGCAGGTTCCCACAAGAGCACGGCCCCTCGGGGGCGCGGGCCTCTGCTGGCCTGGAACGCAGGGCCCTCACGCTGGGCCTCGCGCCAGGGGGCCTCCCGCAGGATGCCGGGTGGGCTGGGAAGGCCAGGGCTCTCCAAGCAGCACTCCTGAGACAGAGCCAAGGGCCTGTGTTAGCCCCCAGAGAGTGTCTGGattgaggaaggaagagaggaagggatgcACGGATGCCGCGGTCCCAAGCCCCTGGGAGTGTGTGGGCAGAAACGCTATGCCTGTCTGAGCCCCCTGCTGGCTTGTGCCCGCCCACGAGGGATGCCCGCCTCACAGCATGGCCCCCGCCCACCTGGAGGGAGGCCGCttcgcaggcagaggctgaggagAGCCATGGGCAGTCACTTCCACGCTGTCTTTACATTCTGTCCTTGAGAAATGAACACCCAAGGGATTAGGGTTCTGCTTTGCCCCCCACAGCCCGCTCAGATGGTTCAAAATGTGACTGCTTCTAGCCCAGTCCCAGAGTCTCATCTCCAGCATgttacatgagtgtgtgtgtgtgtgtgtgtgtccctcttccTCCTGGGCTCTGTTGGTGCTTTATAGATGTTGCTTCGATTTCTGTCTGGGGcaaggcaggtgcagaggagggCAGGAccttgggggctgggggctcaacTCACCAGAGCCAGGATTGCATCCTGTGTCCCTAGCGGAGGCGTGCTGCTAACCCTGCTCAGGTGTGGTGAGCAGAGCCGTGCTCAGGCTGACACTGCGCTGGGGAAAGGTTCGCACCTGCTGCTGGTGCGTCTGTAAGGGCAGCAGAGGGAAGGGACAGCTGGGCCCTGTTGGCAGCCAGACAGGGACCTGGGACTGTCCCCAGGTGGGCTGCTGTCTTAGGTGCCCATCTAGTCCTGACCTCACCAACGTGACGTGTCTGGgcctgagggtgggggtgggggtccccaggGGCAGGTGCCAGAACTTCTCTTCCTCTTGCCCTTCCTTTCCATGGCCTGGAACATGGTGATGGGCAGTCACATCCAAAGGCCTCAAAAAAGATACTTTGTCTCAGGCAGCCTGGCCTTTTGAGGGGTGAGGGGGAGGCCTTCTGGGGGAGGCGCAAGTTTCCTTCCTGTCCTTGTGCTGGTCTGGATTCTTACCTGTGCACTGAGCTCAGAGTCTGGCTTCTCCCACCCCTCTCGGGGGCTACGGGAAATAGGCGATGCTGAGCAGGGCGGCAGGTGAGGGAAGCCTGTCCttctcggggggtggggggctccaggggcagggctgcaAGCGCCCTAGCATCGTGGTGGGCGATGCTGAGGGCTGGGAGGTCTGCTCAGCCTTCAGCGATGCTCTCTGCTCAACGGTGCGCACGCACCCAGCTGTTCCCGAGCCATGGAGGCTGTGGAGACTGGGCCGTGCCTGACGCCAGCCTGCACTCAGCAGCTCGCCTTTGGCCCGGCAACTGTGGGTTGGGGCATTCATGGCGGTGGCAGTGGCAGCGGTCACACCTGGGTCAGCGGGGATGGAGCTGAGGAGCGTGAGGTCATTGAACCCTTGACCTGAGTCACACCTGCAGCCTGCGCTGTGTGCCGAGGCCCCCAGAGCCGCGTGCGAGGCTGGCGAGAGCCACTTCCTctgctgtccaaagccaggaagagcTTGACATTCCAAAGACAGGGACACAGCCAGCTGCTGGGCCTCTGGGCTGCGTTTTGGGTTGTGGGCACACAGGGGCGCGGTGCAGTGGCGGCTGGTCCAGCCGAGACGCCGAGTGCTGGTTTCTTGGTGGAGCCACACCACAGCGGTCCACCTGGCAGACAGTGGCATCTGGAGGTGGCGTGGGATGCCCGTTGTGCGGGGAGGCTCCTCAGGCACTCAGCTGCCAGGGTCTAGACTCACGGCTTCGCCCTCTGGGCCTGAGGCCTGCTCATGGCTGACCAAGACAGGACTTCCAGTAAGGCTGAGTGGGAAGTAAACCTGAGGCTCAGGAGCCCACAGGCTGGGACACTCCCTGGGCgtccaggtgggggtggggcagcgccCAGCAGGTGGTGATGGTTAGGTGCGACCAAGCACAGCCTGACAGCGCTCGCAGGTCTTCCCTCGGAGTCTGGCTTCTCCCACCTTCACGGGGGCTACGGGCCACCCTCGCCACGGGTTTTCCGTGGCGCAAGTTTGGAAAGCCGTGACCAGGTGTGTCCAGGGCCTTTCCTTGCCTGCATCTTCTGAGCTGAGTGAGTGATGGCTGCTAAGGGTGGGAACCGGCGCAGGGCTCCTAGTCTCCCTCGtaggctggggcagcagcaacGTGGCTTGAGGAGGGAGGGTGCCCGCAGCAGGGTTTATTTTTTGGAACTTACATTTTGGGGAGAGAGCTTGCGAGAGTCCGAGAAAGCCCTTCAGCTGCCGGAAGGCGAATGGGGATGCAGGGTGGTGAGAAAGCAAGGCGGGCTGGGACGTGCCTTCTGGCTGGGAAATGCTCAAGGGCTCAAGCCAGGCCCAGAGGCTCTCGAGGAGGGAATTTTCTCTGGCGTTCTCTGCCTCGGATATGTCACGGATTAAACGGGAGCATCCTTAGAGTAATTTCACTTTTGTATTTCACGCCACACTTTCGTGCAAACAGCCTTTCTATCCTCTTTGACAGAGAATCACCACTGAATCACTTTGGGTTTCTGAACTGGAAGCACCGCACCCCTCCCACTGCAAAGGTAAAGCACTTTTTGCAAGGGTTCACCTGCTGCCTACAACTTGCCCAGGCGGCAGATGACCGTGGAGGGGCCTGAAaagtttggaaagttttttttttctttcccttttcttccctccccGTACGTGAGCAAAGCAGCCGCTCCTCTCCCTGTGCAGGTTGCTGCGGGACTGCCACAGCAGCAGGCGACATGACGCTGTCCAGGGCAGGCCCCGAGCGGGTCTGCATGCCATGAGCAGCCTGCAGCTTAAGAGGCCGATTTAATCTGATTCCAATACTGCGATTTTAAGGAAATGGCCAAACTCAAAGCGACGGTAACACCATCAAGGCTCAATTACACGCTGTTCCCTCAGCGGCTAAAGacaaaattaattatttgggggttgggggtgggtgggagtagAAGGCCCTTTCATTCTGTAGCGACACCCACTGTTTCCCAGTTGGcttgggggtagggggtgggggagggggagaagttTTAGAAACTCATTTAACGCAAACTGAAATCCCCTTTGTTGGCAGTCTTCCAGCTCTGATTTGGCCAGGGCAGAACTCCGATTGGGCCTTCTCCTTGCTGCCCAGCCAGCTAGCAGGGAACCCTTCAAGGGCAGGTATAAATCCATGTGTATATGTATTCTCAAATTTAAATAGATTGTACATATTGAAATGTAAATGACCTGTAAAACAGCAGTCTCTATTTTTCTTGACTATTATATAGCGGTATATATTTGTTAAACAGGCTTGTATACGCCTCATTAACCGTTTTAATATTTTGTACAGATAAgttgattaaatattttattcatacgACTGCTCATGACTGGTCTTTGGAGAAGTGTTTGTCGGCTTTTGTTATCCAGTCTAGTCCTGCTGTCCACCAGCTAAGAGCCACAGCCAGCCATTGAGGTGTTAGGAATGACCGCACTCAAATGGGGGGCTGGCCGTTCCCTCTGGAAACCCCAGCCTCTCAGATACGGAGCTGTGGAGGTAGGGGGctcaggcccagggctgctgcaTGCTGGGTCCTTGTGACTGGCGGGAGACTGTGTAGATCCATGCTGTGTGAAGTCAGTGCACAGCAAAGTACAAGTTCAAGGCCGGGATACAGTGGGCCACATCCTCTCGGTGAGTGAAGCGTCGTGACTTCCAGAGAGCGAGTGTTGTCCTTCCAAACACGGCTGCAGGAGAAAGCTCTGTCCACTTTAGGGGACCGATCGCACTCTAGAGGTGGTCCCAGGGTCCTGCTGGAGCAGCTTCCTCCGCCAAGGCCAATGACAGATTTCCTAGAGCAAAGTCCACGGGACGCCTTGGCTGGGTCCTCTCAGACAAGGGCAGAGATCCCGTGCTCAGTGACGAGGCATTAGGCCCTTCACCACC
The window above is part of the Lepus europaeus isolate LE1 chromosome 13, mLepTim1.pri, whole genome shotgun sequence genome. Proteins encoded here:
- the GDF7 gene encoding growth/differentiation factor 7 — translated: MDLSAAAALCLWLLSACRPRDGLEAAAVLRAAGAGPVRNPGGGGGGGGGGSGGRTLVRAAGASAVPGAARRAAGSSFRNGSVVPHHFMMSLYRSLAGRVQAGVAAASVSGHSRADTITGFADQATQDESAAETGQSFLFDVSSLSDADEVVGAELRVLRRQAPEPDLGTATRPPTLLLLSTCPGAARAPRLLHSRAAEPLDGARWEVFDVADAVRRHRRESRATRAFCLLLRAVAGPGRSPLAVRLLGFGWRGGAAAEERALLVVSSRTQRKESLFREIRAQARALGASLAAEPPPDPGPGGASSRVAIGGRRRRRTALTGTRAAQGSGGGAGRGHGRRSRSRCSRKPLHVDFKELGWDDWIIAPLDYEAYHCEGVCDFPLRSHLEPTNHAIIQTLLNSMAPDAAPASCCVPARLSPISILYIDAANNVVYKQYEDMVVEACGCR